One region of Methanobrevibacter thaueri genomic DNA includes:
- the psmB gene encoding archaeal proteasome endopeptidase complex subunit beta, whose translation MDDKILEGTTTVGITCKDGVVFASERRASMGNLVAHKVAEKIFKIDDHIVTTIAGSVGDAQSLMKVIEAEVSLYQMRNNDAISVKAAASLTANILRSGPMYVQTLLGGMDGDKPSLYSLDPAGGMIEDTYISTGSGSIVAYGVLEDRFRDDLTTDEGIEIAIRAIRAAAERDTYSGNGYLVAKVDKDGFEMLDSEKINEILDKI comes from the coding sequence ATGGATGATAAAATACTAGAAGGTACAACAACCGTTGGAATCACTTGTAAAGACGGAGTTGTATTCGCAAGCGAAAGAAGAGCTAGTATGGGAAACCTTGTAGCTCACAAAGTTGCTGAAAAAATATTTAAAATTGATGATCATATTGTAACAACCATAGCTGGTTCCGTTGGAGATGCTCAAAGCTTAATGAAAGTTATTGAAGCAGAAGTATCATTATACCAAATGAGAAACAATGATGCCATCAGCGTCAAAGCGGCAGCATCATTAACTGCAAACATCTTACGTTCAGGACCAATGTATGTGCAAACATTACTCGGCGGTATGGACGGGGACAAACCATCTCTCTACTCACTTGACCCAGCAGGTGGTATGATTGAAGACACTTATATCTCAACTGGATCAGGTTCTATCGTGGCTTACGGTGTTCTTGAAGACAGATTCAGAGATGACTTAACAACTGACGAAGGAATTGAAATAGCCATAAGAGCTATTAGGGCCGCTGCTGAACGTGACACATATTCCGGAAATGGATATTTGGTCGCTAAGGTAGATAAAGACGGCTTTGAAATGTTAGATAGTGAAAAAATTAATGAGATTCTTGATAAAATATAA